One window from the genome of Streptomyces sp. NBC_00287 encodes:
- a CDS encoding ABC transporter permease, with product MTTATAELAGTTTLLRFALRRDRLMIPVWVAVNALMILSMPSTLENVYATDADRARLVEDTATNASFRALIGPVFDDSLGALTAWRVGVYAGALAAVVSLLVVVRHTRDEEESGRQELVASGMVGRRASLTAALLTAGVANAVLALLVTVGLAGQGAAGALAFGLGLAGVGMVFATLAAIVAQFTESARLARGLTAGLLGAAFVLRAAGDSASDDGSSALTWISPLGWLSNLRSFADERWWVLLLFLAAAVIQGAVAYELAGRRDVGMSFLPARPGPALGRLGTAGALAWRLQRGSVLGWSIGFFLAGVIYGGLTDGVADLVGDNENAREIFQRMGGQSGITDAFLASMVSMLGLIAALYIVSSTLRLHGEETSMRAEPVLANAVGRLRWAAGHLLIAFAGSALIMLLAGAGFAVGYGKEVAPILGACLVQLPAIWVIGGLAVLLYGVLPRAAMAAWAVAGAVLLIGWVGPALDAPQTVLDLSPFGHLPKLPGGGMEWGPVLVLLALAAALVAVGLAGLRRRDMTT from the coding sequence ATGACCACGGCCACCGCCGAACTCGCGGGCACCACAACGCTGTTGCGGTTCGCCCTGCGCCGCGACCGGCTGATGATCCCGGTGTGGGTCGCGGTGAACGCGCTGATGATCCTGTCGATGCCGAGCACCCTGGAGAACGTCTACGCGACCGACGCGGACCGCGCCCGGCTGGTGGAGGACACGGCCACCAACGCCTCCTTCCGCGCCCTGATCGGCCCGGTCTTCGACGACTCCCTCGGCGCGCTGACGGCCTGGCGGGTCGGCGTGTACGCGGGTGCGCTCGCGGCCGTGGTCAGCCTGCTGGTCGTCGTACGGCATACACGGGACGAGGAGGAGAGCGGGCGGCAGGAGCTGGTGGCGTCCGGGATGGTGGGGCGCAGGGCGTCCCTGACGGCGGCGCTGCTGACGGCGGGGGTCGCGAACGCCGTACTCGCATTGCTGGTGACGGTGGGCCTGGCGGGCCAAGGAGCCGCCGGAGCCCTTGCCTTCGGTCTCGGCCTGGCCGGGGTGGGCATGGTGTTCGCGACGCTGGCGGCGATCGTCGCGCAGTTCACGGAGAGCGCACGGCTGGCGCGGGGCCTGACGGCGGGCCTGCTGGGCGCGGCCTTCGTCCTGCGCGCGGCGGGCGACTCCGCCTCGGACGACGGCTCTTCCGCCCTGACCTGGATCTCACCGCTGGGCTGGCTGTCGAACCTGCGGTCGTTCGCGGACGAACGGTGGTGGGTGCTGCTGCTGTTCCTCGCGGCGGCGGTGATCCAGGGCGCGGTGGCCTATGAGCTGGCCGGGCGCCGGGACGTCGGCATGAGCTTCCTGCCCGCTCGACCAGGCCCCGCACTCGGCCGCCTCGGCACGGCGGGCGCGCTGGCCTGGCGGCTGCAGCGCGGATCCGTCCTCGGCTGGTCGATCGGCTTCTTCCTGGCCGGAGTCATTTACGGCGGCCTCACGGACGGGGTCGCGGACCTGGTCGGCGACAACGAGAACGCCCGCGAGATCTTCCAGCGCATGGGCGGCCAGTCCGGCATCACGGACGCGTTCCTCGCCTCGATGGTCAGCATGCTCGGCCTGATCGCGGCCCTGTACATCGTCTCCTCGACCCTGCGCCTGCACGGCGAGGAGACCTCGATGCGAGCGGAACCGGTCCTGGCGAACGCCGTGGGCCGCCTGCGCTGGGCGGCCGGCCACCTGCTGATCGCCTTCGCGGGCTCGGCCCTGATCATGCTGCTGGCGGGGGCGGGCTTCGCGGTGGGCTACGGCAAGGAGGTCGCCCCCATCCTGGGCGCCTGCCTGGTCCAACTCCCGGCGATCTGGGTCATCGGCGGCCTCGCGGTCCTTCTGTACGGCGTCCTGCCGCGCGCGGCGATGGCGGCCTGGGCGGTGGCCGGAGCCGTCCTGCTGATCGGCTGGGTGGGCCCCGCACTGGACGCCCCGCAGACGGTCCTGGACCTCTCCCCCTTCGGCCACCTCCCGAAGCTGCCGGGCGGCGGGATGGAGTGGGGCCCGGTGCTGGTCCTGCTGGCGCTGGCGGCGGCACTGGTGGCGGTGGGCCTGGCGGGCCTGCGACGCCGGGACATGACGACCTGA
- a CDS encoding ABC transporter ATP-binding protein, which yields MTKAITVSGLHKAFGKTHALDGLDLEVTTGEVHGFLGPNGAGKSTTIRVLLGLLRPDSGAAQILGRDPWADAVEVHRRIAYVPGDVTLWRNLSGGEVIDLYGRLRGGLDQRRRTELIDRFELDPTKKGRTYSKGNRQKVALVAAFASDVDLLILDEPTSGLDPLMEEVFQRCVEEERERGRTILLSSHILSEVEELCDRVSIIRKGRTVETGSLADLRHLTRTSVTAELVAAPNGLTHLPGVHDLDVQGHRVRLQVDTDKLDAVLKSLAESGVRSLTSTPPTLEELFLRHYQEAAR from the coding sequence ATGACCAAGGCAATCACCGTCTCCGGACTCCACAAGGCCTTCGGCAAGACCCACGCCCTGGACGGCCTCGACCTGGAGGTGACCACCGGCGAGGTGCACGGCTTCCTCGGCCCCAACGGCGCCGGAAAATCCACCACCATCCGCGTCCTGCTCGGCCTCCTGCGCCCCGACTCCGGCGCCGCCCAGATCCTCGGCCGCGACCCGTGGGCGGACGCCGTCGAGGTGCACCGCCGCATCGCCTACGTCCCCGGCGACGTGACCCTGTGGCGAAACCTGTCCGGCGGCGAGGTGATCGACCTCTACGGCCGCCTCCGCGGCGGACTCGACCAACGCCGACGCACCGAGCTCATCGACCGCTTCGAGCTGGACCCCACCAAGAAGGGCCGCACCTACTCCAAGGGCAACCGTCAGAAGGTCGCCCTGGTCGCCGCCTTCGCCTCGGACGTGGACCTGCTGATCCTGGACGAGCCGACCTCGGGCCTCGACCCGCTGATGGAGGAGGTCTTCCAGCGCTGCGTGGAGGAGGAGCGGGAGCGCGGCCGTACGATCCTGCTCTCCTCGCACATCCTCAGCGAGGTCGAGGAGCTCTGCGACCGGGTGAGCATCATCCGCAAGGGGCGCACGGTCGAGACCGGGTCCCTCGCGGACCTGCGGCACCTCACCCGGACGAGCGTCACCGCCGAACTGGTCGCCGCGCCCAACGGATTGACGCACCTGCCCGGCGTGCACGACCTGGACGTCCAGGGCCACCGGGTCCGGCTCCAGGTGGACACGGACAAGCTGGACGCCGTACTGAAGTCGCTCGCCGAGTCCGGCGTACGGTCGCTGACCTCGACCCCGCCGACGCTGGAGGAGCTCTTCCTGCGCCACTACCAGGAGGCGGCCCGATGA
- a CDS encoding GbsR/MarR family transcriptional regulator, which translates to MTEAAEVGRDTDAVSRFVESFAAQLVEAGMQRMAARVFAALLASDEGVLTSAELGEQLQISPAAVSGAVRYLAQTHMVSREREPGSRRERYRVHGDQWYEALTNREAVIKRWEGALREGVVSLGPDTPAGRRMAETLAFFEFIEGEIAAMMERWRVHRERDFGGG; encoded by the coding sequence ATGACGGAAGCAGCCGAGGTGGGGCGGGACACGGATGCCGTGTCGAGGTTTGTCGAATCCTTCGCGGCGCAGCTGGTCGAGGCGGGGATGCAGCGCATGGCCGCCCGCGTGTTCGCTGCGCTGCTCGCGTCCGACGAGGGTGTTCTGACCTCCGCGGAACTGGGCGAGCAGCTCCAGATCAGCCCCGCGGCGGTCTCCGGCGCGGTCCGTTACCTCGCCCAGACCCACATGGTCTCCCGCGAACGCGAACCCGGCTCCCGCCGCGAGCGCTACCGCGTCCACGGCGACCAGTGGTACGAGGCCCTGACCAACCGCGAGGCCGTCATCAAGCGGTGGGAGGGGGCACTGCGGGAGGGCGTGGTGAGCCTCGGTCCGGACACCCCTGCGGGCCGCCGTATGGCCGAGACGCTGGCCTTCTTCGAGTTCATCGAGGGGGAGATCGCGGCGATGATGGAGCGGTGGAGGGTGCATCGGGAGCGGGATTTCGGGGGCGGGTGA